The proteins below come from a single Staphylococcus sp. MI 10-1553 genomic window:
- a CDS encoding Cof-type HAD-IIB family hydrolase: protein MKPDLVVMDMDDTLMTSENRVSDKTKAYLLLLQKNGVKIALASGRPTAGMLPTAKALKMDEFGSYIMSYNGAQTIELSSEEVVSKKVIKKAEFDKIVDFCREYELFVLTYHADTIIYEGEHEYMNIESELTGLPMKKVDDIKDYIQDAVPKVMGVDYEEHIAELIKKMNGEFDNEVDMTTSKPFFLEFMSKGVSKGEAIKKLAKRLDLDVNKMVAFGDSANDIEMFKVVGKAVAMDNASDEVKSYAHMVTKSHDEEGIPYALDQILS from the coding sequence ATGAAACCAGATTTAGTCGTAATGGACATGGATGACACGTTAATGACTTCCGAAAACCGTGTCTCTGATAAAACAAAAGCATATTTATTGCTACTTCAAAAAAATGGCGTGAAAATCGCACTTGCCTCAGGTCGTCCAACAGCGGGGATGTTACCGACTGCAAAGGCATTAAAGATGGATGAATTTGGAAGTTATATTATGAGTTACAACGGGGCTCAAACGATTGAACTCTCTAGCGAAGAAGTCGTTTCGAAAAAAGTCATTAAAAAAGCAGAATTCGATAAAATTGTAGACTTTTGCCGTGAATATGAACTTTTTGTATTAACTTACCATGCTGATACGATTATTTATGAAGGCGAGCATGAATATATGAATATCGAATCAGAGTTGACAGGACTGCCAATGAAAAAAGTGGACGATATTAAAGACTATATTCAAGACGCTGTACCTAAAGTGATGGGTGTCGATTATGAAGAACATATTGCAGAACTGATTAAAAAAATGAATGGTGAATTTGACAACGAGGTTGATATGACAACAAGTAAGCCATTTTTCCTTGAATTTATGAGTAAAGGTGTATCTAAAGGAGAAGCGATAAAAAAATTAGCTAAACGTTTAGATTTAGACGTTAATAAAATGGTGGCATTCGGTGACAGTGCAAATGATATTGAAATGTTTAAAGTTGTCGGAAAAGCCGTTGCGATGGATAATGCGTCAGATGAAGTGAAATCTTATGCACATATGGTTACAAAAAGTCACGATGAAGAGGGTATTCCGTACGCGTTAGATCAAATATTGTCATAA
- the thrB gene encoding homoserine kinase, whose translation MKKQLHLEIPASTANLGCGFDSIGMALNKFLRIDAHMIEGEKWRFIHNGPHLVGLPEDETHYIYKIAQQVAAEYDVTLPALEINMYSDIPLARGLGSSASALVGALFIANYFGDIELSQYELLQLATQIEGHPDNVAPTIYGGLVVGYHNAETKVTSIAHIEVPDVDFIISIPEYELETVEARKVLPHSITHQDAVKYSAISNTMISAFIQHHYELAGQMMEQDGLHEPYRQHLIRDFEVVKRIAHEHGAYATVISGAGPTILTMIKKENSGPTVRALRQHVEDCHSELATVNTSGVVSKVTHHF comes from the coding sequence ATAAAAAAACAACTACATTTAGAGATTCCGGCTTCAACAGCGAACTTAGGCTGTGGGTTTGATTCCATTGGTATGGCGCTGAATAAATTTTTACGCATTGACGCCCATATGATTGAGGGGGAAAAATGGCGTTTTATTCACAATGGCCCACATCTCGTTGGCTTGCCTGAAGACGAAACACATTACATTTATAAAATTGCGCAACAAGTCGCTGCTGAATATGATGTGACTTTGCCCGCGCTTGAAATTAACATGTATAGCGATATTCCATTAGCACGTGGCTTAGGTTCGTCTGCTTCAGCGTTAGTGGGGGCCTTATTTATCGCCAATTATTTTGGAGATATTGAGTTATCGCAGTACGAATTATTGCAATTGGCGACACAAATTGAAGGGCATCCAGATAATGTTGCACCAACGATCTATGGTGGCTTAGTCGTGGGCTATCATAACGCTGAAACAAAAGTGACAAGTATTGCGCATATTGAAGTGCCAGATGTTGACTTCATTATTTCCATACCCGAGTATGAGCTTGAAACAGTAGAGGCACGTAAAGTTCTACCTCACAGTATTACCCATCAAGATGCTGTTAAATATAGTGCAATTAGCAATACGATGATCAGTGCTTTCATTCAACATCATTACGAACTCGCTGGCCAGATGATGGAACAAGATGGGTTGCATGAACCGTATCGTCAACATTTGATTCGGGATTTTGAAGTGGTAAAACGAATTGCACACGAACATGGCGCATATGCGACCGTGATTTCCGGTGCTGGTCCAACAATTCTAACAATGATTAAAAAAGAAAACAGTGGGCCAACGGTACGTGCATTGCGTCAACATGTTGAAGATTGTCATTCTGAACTTGCGACTGTGAATACATCGGGTGTCGTATCGAAAGTGACACATCATTTTTAA
- the thrC gene encoding threonine synthase, with translation MKLWKGLVEEYKAFLPVDENTPKVTLNEGHTPLIYCDTISEMLGIELYVKYEGANPTGSFKDRGMVMAVTKAKEQGKKMVICASTGNTSASAAAYAARAGLKAIVVIPEGKIALGKLSQAVMYGAEIISIEGNFDEALEIVKEVAEDGEIELVNSVNPYRIEGQKTSAFEIVEQLEDKAPDILAIPVGNAGNITAYWKGFKTYEEKYQTGLPHMFGFQAAGAAPIVNNQIVKNPETIATAIRIGNPASWKQAIQAIEESDGLIEAVTDEEILEAYQLMTSKEGIFSEPASNASIAGLIKLHRQGKLPQGKKVVAVLTGNGLKDPDTAIGLLENPIQALPNHKESIVQYIKDALK, from the coding sequence ATGAAGTTATGGAAAGGTCTTGTTGAAGAGTACAAAGCATTTTTACCAGTTGATGAAAATACACCGAAAGTGACGTTAAATGAGGGGCACACACCACTCATTTATTGTGACACGATTTCAGAGATGTTAGGCATTGAACTTTATGTTAAATATGAAGGGGCCAATCCAACTGGTTCATTCAAAGATCGTGGGATGGTCATGGCCGTCACAAAAGCGAAAGAGCAAGGCAAGAAAATGGTCATCTGTGCCTCGACAGGGAATACATCGGCTTCTGCAGCGGCATATGCGGCGCGTGCAGGTTTGAAAGCGATTGTCGTCATTCCTGAAGGTAAGATTGCTTTAGGAAAGTTATCGCAAGCTGTCATGTATGGTGCTGAAATCATCTCTATTGAAGGAAACTTTGACGAAGCGCTAGAAATCGTTAAAGAAGTTGCTGAAGATGGAGAAATCGAATTAGTCAACTCAGTAAATCCATATCGTATTGAAGGTCAAAAAACGAGTGCTTTTGAAATTGTTGAGCAGTTAGAAGACAAAGCGCCAGATATTTTAGCTATCCCAGTAGGTAACGCTGGAAATATTACTGCATATTGGAAAGGCTTTAAAACGTATGAAGAAAAATATCAAACAGGCTTACCACATATGTTTGGATTCCAAGCGGCTGGTGCAGCACCTATCGTCAACAACCAAATCGTTAAAAACCCTGAAACAATAGCAACAGCGATTCGTATCGGTAATCCTGCAAGTTGGAAGCAAGCGATTCAAGCGATTGAAGAGTCTGACGGTTTGATTGAAGCGGTCACAGATGAAGAAATTTTAGAAGCGTATCAACTGATGACTTCTAAAGAGGGTATTTTTAGCGAACCCGCAAGTAATGCATCTATTGCCGGACTCATTAAATTACATCGCCAAGGAAAATTGCCTCAAGGTAAAAAAGTGGTTGCAGTTTTAACTGGAAATGGTTTAAAAGATCCAGATACGGCGATTGGTTTATTAGAAAATCCAATTCAAGCATTACCAAATCATAAAGAAAGTATCGTTCAATACATTAAGGATGCGTTAAAATGA
- a CDS encoding homoserine dehydrogenase codes for MKQLNVALLGLGTVGSGVVKIIEENHQQIKETIQKDIQIKHILVRDKSKKRPLNISRYHLTEDVNDILNDDDVDIIIEVMGGIEPTVDWLKAALSQKKHVITANKDLLAMHLRVLEYLAEANGVALKYEASVAGGIPIVNAINSGLNANNISKFMGIFNGTSNFILTKMTEDGAPYETALQEAQDLGFAEADPTDDVEGIDAARKVVITSYLSFNQVITLNDVKTEGISGVTPQDIDAAKALGYKIKLIGKGAYVQGKIDASVRPTLIAHAHQLAAVENEYNAIYVIGDAVGETMFYGKGAGSLATGSAVVSDLLNVALQFESNLHTLPPHFELKTEATKEMMDDGETVTLKEKESYYFVVNTPETSHKQVEATIKSHLPFHKSLQVIELSPTTFAGIVVGIDTDPTSYVEQEADYRVEKIYPVEGV; via the coding sequence ATGAAACAACTTAATGTTGCATTATTAGGATTAGGGACTGTCGGTTCAGGAGTCGTTAAGATTATTGAAGAGAACCATCAGCAAATTAAAGAAACAATTCAAAAAGATATTCAGATTAAGCATATTTTGGTTCGAGATAAATCCAAAAAGCGACCGCTAAACATTTCACGTTATCATTTGACAGAAGATGTGAATGACATTTTAAATGATGACGATGTGGATATTATCATTGAGGTGATGGGTGGTATTGAGCCGACTGTTGACTGGTTAAAAGCAGCATTAAGCCAAAAGAAACACGTGATTACTGCCAATAAAGACTTATTAGCGATGCACCTTCGTGTTTTAGAATATTTAGCTGAAGCAAACGGTGTCGCGCTCAAATATGAAGCAAGTGTTGCAGGGGGCATCCCAATTGTCAATGCCATTAACAGCGGATTAAACGCAAATAACATTAGTAAATTTATGGGGATTTTTAATGGGACTTCCAATTTTATTTTGACTAAGATGACAGAGGACGGCGCACCTTATGAAACAGCATTACAAGAAGCGCAAGATCTAGGTTTTGCTGAGGCAGACCCAACTGATGACGTTGAAGGTATTGACGCAGCACGTAAAGTAGTCATCACATCTTATTTATCATTTAATCAGGTTATTACGTTAAATGACGTTAAAACGGAAGGCATCAGTGGTGTGACACCGCAAGATATCGATGCTGCAAAAGCGTTAGGGTACAAAATTAAATTGATTGGTAAAGGAGCATATGTGCAAGGTAAAATTGACGCTTCCGTTCGTCCAACACTTATTGCACACGCACACCAACTCGCAGCTGTCGAGAATGAGTACAACGCGATTTACGTCATTGGTGATGCAGTCGGTGAGACGATGTTTTACGGTAAAGGCGCTGGAAGTCTAGCTACAGGTTCAGCAGTTGTGAGTGATTTACTCAATGTTGCATTACAATTCGAATCGAACTTGCACACATTGCCACCTCATTTTGAATTAAAAACGGAAGCAACGAAAGAAATGATGGACGACGGTGAGACAGTGACATTAAAAGAAAAGGAAAGTTATTATTTTGTAGTGAATACACCTGAAACTTCACACAAACAAGTGGAAGCCACTATAAAAAGTCATTTACCTTTCCATAAATCGCTTCAAGTTATTGAACTTTCACCGACAACATTTGCAGGGATTGTTGTTGGGATTGACACTGATCCGACATCTTATGTTGAACAAGAAGCCGATTATCGAGTTGAAAAAATTTATCCAGTTGAAGGAGTTTGA
- a CDS encoding aspartate kinase, with product MKVSKFGGSSVASAEQIKKVLNIVNSDSERRIIIVSAPGKRYSDDVKTTDLLIRLYEKVVNQLDYTHKKQEILNRFKDIIDELPLETDILTEIDRTLESHIATLKDTPERLLDALKSSGENFNAQIIAAYNNEQGVPTIYLSPQEAGIIVTDDPGNAQILESSYDKIKEIRNTDKKIIIPGFFGYSETEHIVTFPRGGSDITGAIVARGVKADLYENFTDVSGIFRANPTVIKHPEVIHEITYREMRELSYAGFGVFHDEALQPLYRYRIPVVIKNTNRPSDKGTYIVHDREINHDKVVSGISCDKGFTSINIKKYLMNRQVGFTVKILEILAKHNISFDHMPSGIDNISIIMRSNQLAGKEQKVLKEIRHYCQIDELNVEHDLAILMIVGEGMSSTVGTANKITDALAQANINLKMINQGSSEISMMFGISTNDAEAAVKACYEHCYKR from the coding sequence ATGAAAGTATCAAAATTTGGAGGCAGTTCAGTCGCATCAGCTGAACAAATTAAAAAAGTTTTAAATATCGTAAATAGTGATTCTGAAAGACGAATTATTATCGTATCCGCACCTGGTAAACGATATAGTGATGATGTCAAGACAACCGATTTACTCATTAGGTTGTATGAAAAAGTGGTTAACCAACTCGATTATACACATAAAAAACAAGAGATCCTTAATCGCTTCAAAGATATTATTGATGAATTACCGCTAGAAACAGATATTCTAACTGAGATTGATCGTACGCTCGAATCACACATTGCAACTTTAAAAGATACACCTGAACGATTGCTCGATGCATTAAAATCATCAGGCGAAAACTTCAATGCACAAATCATTGCTGCATACAATAACGAACAAGGCGTACCTACCATTTATTTATCGCCTCAAGAAGCAGGTATTATTGTGACAGATGATCCAGGTAACGCACAAATTTTAGAATCGAGTTACGATAAAATTAAAGAAATTAGAAATACAGACAAAAAAATTATTATTCCTGGCTTTTTCGGCTATTCAGAAACGGAGCATATAGTGACGTTCCCACGAGGCGGCTCTGATATTACAGGGGCAATTGTCGCAAGAGGTGTCAAAGCGGATTTATATGAAAACTTTACGGATGTATCAGGTATTTTCCGCGCCAATCCAACAGTCATTAAACATCCTGAAGTCATTCATGAAATTACATACCGCGAAATGCGTGAATTGTCTTACGCTGGCTTTGGGGTATTTCATGACGAGGCTTTACAACCGCTTTATCGTTATCGTATCCCTGTAGTGATTAAAAATACGAATCGACCGAGTGATAAAGGGACATATATTGTGCATGACCGTGAAATCAACCATGACAAAGTTGTTTCAGGAATTAGTTGTGACAAAGGCTTTACAAGTATTAACATTAAAAAGTATTTGATGAATAGACAAGTGGGCTTTACAGTTAAAATTTTGGAGATATTGGCAAAACATAACATTTCATTTGACCATATGCCATCTGGAATTGACAACATTAGTATTATTATGCGCTCGAATCAACTTGCTGGCAAAGAACAAAAAGTTTTAAAGGAAATACGCCACTATTGTCAAATTGACGAATTGAATGTTGAACATGACTTAGCGATATTAATGATTGTCGGTGAAGGTATGAGTTCCACAGTCGGTACTGCCAATAAAATTACCGACGCTTTAGCACAAGCCAATATCAACTTAAAAATGATAAACCAAGGCTCTTCTGAAATTTCGATGATGTTCGGGATTTCAACTAATGATGCTGAAGCTGCTGTAAAAGCTTGTTATGAACATTGTTACAAACGTTAA
- a CDS encoding transcriptional regulator, SarA/Rot family: protein MNNHFDMETEAIFFYESNRKRIISELKKQHGLKLNDILFLYHLKTTNSRRISLHKVKQSIDFSLMEIHKSLTALTEKNIIGKERSTEDERKVFITIDDAQAENMQQLLDNFNQIQKDILQ, encoded by the coding sequence ATGAACAACCATTTTGATATGGAGACAGAAGCTATCTTCTTTTACGAATCAAATAGAAAGAGAATTATCAGTGAACTTAAGAAACAACATGGCCTAAAACTGAATGACATTTTGTTTTTATATCACCTGAAAACGACAAATAGTCGTCGTATTTCATTACACAAAGTCAAACAATCTATTGATTTTAGTTTAATGGAGATACATAAATCGTTAACGGCCTTAACAGAAAAAAATATCATTGGTAAAGAACGTTCTACTGAAGATGAACGAAAAGTCTTCATTACAATTGATGATGCACAGGCAGAAAATATGCAACAACTACTTGATAACTTCAATCAAATTCAAAAAGATATTTTACAATAA
- the nucI gene encoding thermonuclease NucI — protein sequence MKKITTGVLILVIAIVVLVFQFINGDGPFKKSTTDVKGESYLVKRVIDGDTIIIDKDGQDERVRLIGVDTPETVKPNTPVQPYGKAASNFTKKYLTNQRVRLEYDREPKDKYGRTLAYVWLGDEMFNVKLAKEGLARAKFYPPNDKYRILIEQAQKEAQKKQLNIWER from the coding sequence ATGAAAAAAATTACAACAGGCGTTTTGATCCTCGTCATTGCCATTGTCGTTTTAGTCTTTCAATTTATCAATGGAGATGGTCCTTTTAAAAAGTCTACAACTGATGTAAAAGGCGAATCATATCTCGTTAAACGCGTGATAGATGGGGATACCATTATTATTGATAAAGATGGCCAAGATGAACGTGTGCGCTTAATCGGTGTTGATACTCCAGAAACGGTTAAACCGAATACGCCGGTGCAACCATACGGAAAAGCTGCGTCAAATTTTACAAAGAAATATTTAACAAATCAACGCGTTAGACTAGAATATGATCGTGAACCAAAAGATAAGTATGGACGTACATTAGCTTATGTTTGGTTAGGAGATGAAATGTTTAATGTAAAATTAGCAAAAGAAGGTTTAGCAAGAGCCAAATTTTATCCACCGAATGATAAATATCGTATTTTGATTGAACAAGCGCAAAAAGAAGCACAAAAGAAACAACTGAACATTTGGGAACGCTAA
- a CDS encoding APC family permease: MKKLGFWSIVLLAINSIIGSGIFLSPGTVISIAGSYTPYVYILAAIFASVLAVTFAAASKYVNKSGAAYAYATAAFGENIGFYVGITRFIAACIAWGVLSTAVVKTVITIFGGDNTNTTLITIGFLILMITLLLINITGNRLFEIINNLSTIGKLLALVTTIVVGIVMIVTTGEVHFSEVKQIVDTSKMNSTTLVIAIIAAFYAFAGFESVASGSEDMKNPEKNLPRAIPFAILSIAAIYLGIILVTMALNPQALIESKQVVSLVAVFHSPILQNIILYGALISMFGINVAASFSTPRIIEAIANQQQISPWFKKRTKYDFPLNAFLVTFLIAIIIPMAFQYNMTSIIVISSISRFIQFLVVPIGVIAFYYNKNRGIVLENVKKNIFTDVILPVFSFLLTIILLVKFNWKGQFSIVEGQHTTLNYFAISAMVIGYIVLPVILFIYNQMRLRESVTKE; this comes from the coding sequence ATGAAAAAATTAGGATTTTGGTCAATCGTCTTATTAGCAATTAACTCAATTATCGGATCAGGGATCTTCTTATCTCCAGGTACAGTCATATCCATTGCTGGGTCTTACACGCCCTATGTTTATATACTAGCAGCAATATTTGCTTCAGTACTTGCAGTCACTTTTGCTGCTGCATCAAAATATGTCAATAAAAGCGGGGCGGCATATGCCTATGCAACAGCGGCTTTTGGAGAGAATATAGGATTTTATGTAGGGATTACGCGCTTCATAGCGGCATGTATTGCTTGGGGAGTTTTGTCTACAGCAGTTGTGAAAACAGTTATTACGATATTCGGTGGTGATAATACGAATACAACGCTAATTACAATAGGCTTTTTAATATTAATGATAACATTACTTTTAATTAATATTACAGGAAACAGGCTGTTTGAGATCATTAACAATCTTTCAACAATAGGCAAACTACTGGCATTAGTAACAACGATTGTAGTTGGGATCGTAATGATTGTAACAACAGGTGAGGTACATTTTTCAGAAGTTAAACAAATTGTTGACACTTCTAAAATGAATTCAACAACTTTAGTAATAGCGATTATTGCTGCATTTTATGCTTTTGCAGGCTTCGAAAGTGTTGCGAGCGGATCTGAAGATATGAAAAATCCAGAAAAAAATTTACCGCGTGCGATTCCATTTGCTATTCTTTCAATTGCTGCTATCTATTTAGGCATTATTTTAGTCACAATGGCATTGAATCCACAAGCTTTAATTGAATCGAAGCAAGTTGTTTCCTTAGTAGCAGTTTTTCACTCACCCATTCTTCAGAATATCATTTTATATGGTGCGCTTATATCTATGTTTGGAATTAACGTGGCTGCATCATTTTCAACACCAAGAATTATTGAAGCTATTGCGAATCAACAACAAATATCTCCGTGGTTTAAAAAACGAACAAAGTACGATTTTCCTTTGAATGCGTTTCTCGTTACATTTTTAATCGCTATTATTATTCCTATGGCATTCCAATATAATATGACAAGCATCATTGTTATAAGTTCAATTTCACGTTTTATTCAGTTTTTAGTTGTGCCAATAGGTGTAATCGCATTTTACTATAATAAAAATAGAGGAATAGTATTAGAAAATGTTAAGAAAAATATTTTTACCGATGTTATACTTCCTGTGTTTTCATTCTTGCTCACAATCATATTGCTAGTTAAATTCAATTGGAAGGGGCAATTTTCAATTGTTGAAGGTCAACATACAACATTAAATTATTTTGCTATTTCTGCTATGGTTATCGGCTACATTGTATTACCTGTAATTTTATTTATATATAATCAAATGAGACTACGAGAGTCTGTCACAAAAGAATAA
- a CDS encoding gamma-glutamyl-gamma-aminobutyrate hydrolase family protein, with amino-acid sequence MVAIIGITANILRDKDGMFPGYERCYINQDYVYSVTKHAGVPVVLPIHSDKDTIRKQVEQLDGLILSGGYDISPHLYGEDPRKRIGETLLKRDLFEYAVLEQAIKRGIPILGICRGAQLINVYHGGTLYQDVSYREQETLRHMQGTNPIEKTHRIQILEQCHLARVFEEREIFVNSFHHQLIKDIASDFKATARSSDGVVECIEAQNYPYLVGVQWHPEMLWREKAMDKLFIDFIKNAKESGLK; translated from the coding sequence ATGGTAGCCATAATAGGAATTACCGCAAATATTTTACGTGATAAAGATGGTATGTTTCCTGGGTACGAACGTTGCTATATCAACCAAGATTATGTTTATTCTGTTACTAAGCATGCAGGTGTACCAGTTGTACTTCCTATACATTCAGATAAAGATACAATAAGAAAACAGGTTGAACAATTAGATGGTCTCATTTTGAGTGGTGGTTATGATATAAGTCCTCATTTGTATGGAGAGGACCCGAGAAAACGAATAGGAGAAACGTTGTTAAAGCGAGATTTATTTGAATATGCGGTGCTAGAACAGGCGATAAAACGTGGTATTCCTATTTTAGGGATTTGCAGAGGGGCCCAACTTATCAATGTGTATCATGGTGGTACTTTATACCAGGATGTTTCTTATCGAGAACAGGAAACTTTAAGGCATATGCAAGGAACAAATCCAATTGAAAAAACACATCGTATCCAGATATTAGAACAATGTCATTTAGCACGTGTGTTTGAAGAACGAGAAATTTTTGTTAATTCATTTCATCATCAATTAATAAAAGATATTGCGTCAGATTTCAAAGCGACTGCTCGTTCAAGTGATGGTGTTGTTGAATGCATTGAAGCTCAAAACTATCCTTATTTAGTGGGGGTGCAGTGGCATCCTGAAATGTTATGGCGAGAAAAAGCAATGGATAAGTTATTTATAGATTTTATTAAAAATGCGAAAGAAAGTGGTTTAAAATGA
- a CDS encoding thermonuclease family protein, translated as MVKKHLTGKRVTLAYVRAPKERYGRTLAYVWVGDKMFNVRLAKEGLAKQNSTHQTINIVIKLNKHKRKSSTFGVERNWINCSCETEF; from the coding sequence ATGGTAAAGAAGCATCTTACTGGTAAACGTGTAACACTGGCGTATGTTCGTGCACCGAAAGAGAGATATGGGCGTACACTTGCTTATGTCTGGGTAGGCGACAAAATGTTTAATGTCAGACTTGCAAAAGAAGGATTAGCAAAGCAAAATTCTACTCACCAAACTATAAATATCGTTATCAAATTGAACAAGCACAAAAGAAAAAGCTCAACATTTGGAGTGGAGCGTAATTGGATAAATTGCTCATGTGAGACCGAATTTTAA
- a CDS encoding excalibur calcium-binding domain-containing protein: MRTVYPNDVPEGHPAYQTKFDRDSDDFACERN, encoded by the coding sequence TTGCGCACAGTTTATCCAAACGATGTTCCAGAAGGACACCCAGCATATCAAACAAAATTCGATAGAGATAGTGATGACTTTGCATGTGAACGTAATTAA
- a CDS encoding MFS transporter — MQKILDKLNFKDRKTLIGFLSVVTAGQLIYSSFEAFKGTFYNLLLEVLNVSNAELGAIFGLIGISIFFYIPGGWINNRFSIKSILIVGLLIRFITISVIIFFSPTFQVLKIIAIIWGIVDSFFWPAVLNGVIFFTDQTKRGMGFGLLESVRRAEEMLMNLLIVGIMSLVSGIVVFKGGMLAYNLLIIPLILLIIKYVPKNGIAAMDEEEKTEISGNKSLEALKGLFYVLLKPKVWLASISAMSIYWGYIILIYSVPYLQKTFDLSTTQTALFGIFNTGLMGVLMGVSAGIISDYVFKSSSKMIFAALLLSSIILLGVVFIKGSLFVSMALLIAFSVTTFLAKSVILAPIAEFDIPKKYAGSAMSVGSFAAYAPIFWVYTMNGKFLDAYQDNVVVAYRMIFEIGIIVSLLGSLCTLLLIFLNRKSHS; from the coding sequence ATGCAAAAAATACTTGATAAATTAAATTTTAAAGACCGTAAAACACTGATTGGATTTTTATCAGTCGTGACGGCAGGACAACTAATCTATTCTAGTTTTGAAGCTTTTAAAGGGACATTCTACAATTTATTGTTAGAAGTTTTGAATGTGAGTAATGCAGAGTTAGGTGCGATTTTTGGATTAATTGGTATTTCAATTTTCTTTTATATTCCAGGTGGTTGGATTAATAACCGTTTCTCCATCAAATCAATCTTAATTGTCGGTTTATTGATTCGATTTATTACAATTTCTGTCATTATTTTCTTCAGTCCAACATTCCAAGTGCTGAAAATTATCGCGATTATTTGGGGGATTGTTGACTCGTTTTTCTGGCCAGCTGTACTAAATGGTGTCATCTTTTTCACGGATCAAACTAAGCGTGGTATGGGATTTGGTCTATTAGAATCAGTGCGCCGTGCAGAAGAGATGCTCATGAACTTACTCATCGTCGGTATCATGTCATTAGTCAGTGGTATTGTTGTATTCAAAGGTGGTATGTTGGCATACAACTTGCTTATCATTCCATTGATTTTACTCATTATCAAATATGTCCCTAAAAACGGGATTGCTGCAATGGATGAAGAAGAAAAAACTGAAATTAGTGGTAATAAATCTTTAGAAGCATTAAAAGGTTTATTTTATGTGTTATTGAAACCAAAAGTATGGCTTGCATCAATCAGTGCGATGTCTATTTACTGGGGTTATATCATTTTGATTTACAGTGTCCCATATTTACAAAAAACTTTTGATTTATCGACAACACAAACGGCACTTTTTGGTATTTTCAACACAGGTTTAATGGGTGTGCTGATGGGTGTGTCAGCAGGTATTATCTCTGACTATGTGTTCAAATCATCATCTAAAATGATTTTCGCAGCATTGTTGTTATCATCAATAATTTTACTAGGTGTTGTATTTATTAAAGGGAGTCTTTTTGTAAGTATGGCATTGTTAATCGCATTTTCAGTTACGACATTCTTAGCGAAAAGTGTTATTCTTGCACCTATTGCTGAATTTGATATCCCTAAAAAATATGCAGGTTCGGCGATGAGTGTTGGCTCTTTTGCAGCTTATGCACCAATTTTCTGGGTTTATACGATGAATGGGAAGTTTCTGGATGCATATCAAGATAACGTTGTAGTCGCATACCGTATGATATTTGAAATTGGCATAATCGTATCACTTTTAGGTAGTCTATGTACTTTACTCTTAATCTTTTTAAATCGTAAATCCCATTCATAG